One part of the Arachidicoccus terrestris genome encodes these proteins:
- a CDS encoding serine hydrolase — translation MTAIMPTTYAQVSSKLKTDKHLQTELAHLLHDFHGTAGVYVENLRTGKIATVNADTIFPTASIIKVPILLGIFDKIKKGTLQYNQPLLYDTSRFRGGSGLMQFFKDSTKTSLDVLISLMIGYSDNVAALWCQELAGGGAEINQLLARMGFKDTRVNSRTAGRDSAYHLYGWGQTTPREMAGILKLIRSGKAIDRRSSDCMYRQMSHIFYDGYALSQIPPYIQTASKQGMVNDSRSELVMVNAPHGDYVFYIATKNNLDERWEKDCEAWVLARKVSALLWHYFEPKEAAKWHPAKEALKLVP, via the coding sequence ATGACTGCGATAATGCCAACAACGTATGCCCAGGTTTCATCTAAATTAAAGACGGACAAACATTTACAGACGGAACTGGCGCACCTGCTGCATGACTTTCACGGCACTGCCGGGGTTTATGTAGAGAATCTGCGTACAGGTAAAATCGCTACGGTGAATGCAGATACGATATTTCCGACGGCGAGCATCATTAAAGTGCCGATACTCCTGGGCATTTTCGATAAAATAAAGAAAGGCACTTTGCAATATAATCAACCATTATTATATGACACGTCCAGGTTCAGAGGAGGATCCGGACTGATGCAGTTTTTTAAAGACAGCACTAAAACAAGTCTGGATGTGCTCATATCGTTAATGATCGGGTACAGCGATAATGTAGCGGCGCTATGGTGTCAGGAATTGGCGGGGGGCGGCGCGGAGATTAACCAGTTGCTGGCCAGGATGGGGTTTAAGGATACAAGAGTAAATTCCAGAACGGCTGGCAGAGATAGTGCTTATCATCTGTACGGCTGGGGACAGACGACACCCCGGGAAATGGCCGGCATATTGAAACTGATCAGGTCCGGTAAAGCCATAGACAGGCGCAGCAGTGATTGTATGTATCGTCAGATGAGCCATATTTTTTATGATGGCTATGCGCTCTCACAAATACCGCCCTATATACAGACTGCTTCCAAACAGGGAATGGTCAATGATTCCCGTTCAGAACTCGTTATGGTGAATGCGCCCCATGGTGATTATGTCTTTTACATTGCTACTAAAAACAACCTGGATGAGCGCTGGGAAAAAGACTGCGAAGCCTGGGTGCTGGCCAGAAAGGTCTCCGCTTTATTATGGCATTATTTTGAGCCGAAAGAGGCGGCTAAATGGCATCCGGCCAAAGAGGCATTAAAGCTGGTGCCTTAA
- a CDS encoding 1-aminocyclopropane-1-carboxylate deaminase/D-cysteine desulfhydrase — protein MDKIHTIVSGNKWFKLSGYLQQAEQNRAKAIATFGGAYSNHIVATAYAARMKGLTSMGIIRGEKPSVLSHTLENALSYNMKLIFVSRTDYKDKQRMQAMHDPDGNYYWIPEGGYGIQGAAGIRDMLKAVPYWDYTHLVTAVGTGTTMAGLIQGALPYQKVIGMAVLNNQNTITVEMEALLDKQDCRKNYQIITDYTFGGYAKKTPELINFMNKTYQTVKLPLDFVYTAKAFYGLKNYLQNAELSEDSRVLFLHTGGLQGNDSLSPDTLCY, from the coding sequence ATGGATAAAATACATACAATTGTTAGCGGTAACAAATGGTTTAAACTTTCAGGTTACCTTCAGCAGGCGGAGCAAAACAGAGCAAAGGCCATTGCCACCTTCGGGGGCGCCTACTCCAACCATATTGTAGCAACTGCCTATGCAGCCAGGATGAAAGGTTTAACTTCCATGGGCATTATACGTGGTGAAAAACCAAGTGTACTCTCTCATACGCTGGAAAATGCCCTCTCTTATAACATGAAGCTCATCTTTGTCAGCCGGACGGACTATAAGGATAAACAAAGGATGCAGGCAATGCATGATCCTGACGGCAACTATTACTGGATACCGGAGGGAGGTTATGGCATTCAAGGTGCAGCTGGTATCCGGGACATGTTAAAAGCGGTCCCTTATTGGGACTACACGCATCTTGTCACTGCCGTCGGTACAGGAACCACCATGGCTGGATTGATTCAAGGGGCGCTGCCCTATCAGAAAGTGATTGGAATGGCTGTGCTCAATAACCAAAATACGATTACGGTCGAAATGGAGGCGTTACTTGATAAGCAGGACTGCCGTAAAAATTACCAAATAATCACTGATTATACTTTTGGCGGATATGCGAAAAAAACGCCGGAATTAATCAATTTTATGAACAAAACGTATCAAACTGTTAAGCTTCCGTTAGATTTTGTCTATACTGCAAAAGCTTTTTATGGACTAAAAAATTACTTACAAAACGCTGAACTGTCTGAGGATAGCCGGGTTTTATTTTTACACACAGGTGGTCTGCAGGGTAACGATTCTCTATCACCAGACACACTATGTTATTGA
- a CDS encoding nucleotidyltransferase family protein, translating into MKQPTLVILAAGMASRYGSLKQIQSFGPSGETIIEYSIYDAIRAGFKKVIFIIRKDFVEDFKEIFEPKLKGRIEVDYVFQELTAYTDGFDIPSERTKPFGTAQAILCCKGKIDGPFAVINADDFYGADAFQKAYAFLDAKVADNVYGSIAYKLKNTLSDNGSVSRGEIITNGDGQMTGIEERLKIYKKDGKIVFEDGDTETEMAPDTFVSMNFFCFDPSFVELCASEFQPFLEKNITDIKSEFLMPKVADTFIKEKNGIIDVIPTDAKWFGVTYKEDAPVVKKELDELLKAGVYPDNLWA; encoded by the coding sequence ATGAAACAACCTACCCTGGTAATTTTAGCGGCGGGTATGGCAAGTCGTTACGGGAGCCTTAAACAGATACAATCTTTTGGACCTTCCGGTGAAACAATTATTGAATACTCTATTTATGATGCTATCCGCGCCGGGTTTAAGAAAGTGATTTTTATCATTAGAAAGGATTTTGTCGAAGATTTCAAGGAAATATTCGAACCTAAACTGAAGGGCAGAATTGAGGTAGACTATGTATTTCAAGAATTAACAGCCTATACTGACGGCTTTGATATTCCTTCGGAAAGAACAAAGCCTTTTGGTACTGCGCAGGCGATTCTTTGTTGTAAAGGCAAAATTGACGGGCCTTTTGCTGTGATCAATGCAGATGATTTTTATGGAGCTGACGCCTTCCAGAAAGCTTATGCCTTCCTGGATGCAAAAGTTGCTGATAATGTATATGGTTCTATTGCCTATAAATTGAAAAATACCCTGAGTGATAACGGATCCGTCTCCAGGGGAGAGATCATAACCAATGGTGATGGGCAGATGACAGGTATTGAAGAAAGATTGAAAATATATAAAAAAGACGGTAAAATTGTTTTTGAGGATGGTGACACTGAGACTGAAATGGCACCCGATACATTTGTATCTATGAACTTTTTCTGTTTTGATCCATCTTTCGTGGAACTGTGCGCCTCGGAGTTCCAACCTTTTTTGGAGAAGAATATCACCGATATTAAAAGCGAATTTCTGATGCCAAAAGTTGCAGACACATTTATCAAAGAGAAAAATGGTATTATTGATGTAATACCAACTGACGCTAAATGGTTCGGTGTCACGTATAAAGAGGATGCTCCGGTCGTAAAAAAAGAACTAGATGAACTCTTAAAAGCGGGTGTATATCCTGACAATCTGTGGGCATAA
- a CDS encoding response regulator transcription factor has product MVTKKYKILLCEDDQNLGMVLKNYLELNDYEVVLERDGRLGLAAFQREGADICLLDVMMPHMDGFTLAEEIRDINPDVPLFFLSAKTMKEDIIQGYKLGADDYITKPFDSEVLLLKIKAILKRNEEVNKENEYVEFDLGGFHFNPRLRQLIHGDETHTLSPKENELLKMLAEHKNDLLPREKALKKIWGSDTYFNGRSMDVYIAKLRKYLKEDDQIEIVNIHGNGFRLVAP; this is encoded by the coding sequence ATGGTAACCAAAAAATACAAAATCCTTCTTTGCGAGGATGACCAAAATTTGGGAATGGTTTTAAAGAACTACCTGGAACTCAATGATTACGAAGTGGTCCTGGAACGTGACGGCCGGCTTGGGCTGGCTGCCTTCCAAAGAGAAGGAGCTGATATTTGCTTATTGGACGTAATGATGCCTCATATGGACGGTTTTACATTAGCAGAGGAAATCCGGGATATAAATCCGGATGTACCTTTGTTCTTCCTGAGTGCCAAAACCATGAAAGAGGATATTATTCAGGGATATAAACTGGGTGCGGATGACTATATCACTAAACCCTTTGACAGTGAAGTTTTATTACTGAAGATAAAAGCGATTCTGAAACGGAACGAAGAGGTCAATAAAGAGAATGAGTATGTTGAATTTGATTTAGGTGGATTCCATTTTAACCCTCGTTTGCGTCAGCTAATACACGGAGATGAAACACATACGCTTTCTCCAAAAGAAAATGAACTCTTGAAAATGCTCGCCGAGCATAAAAACGATCTTTTACCCAGAGAGAAAGCATTGAAGAAGATCTGGGGTAGCGATACCTATTTCAATGGCCGTAGTATGGACGTCTATATCGCCAAGCTCCGTAAGTACTTAAAAGAAGATGATCAGATCGAAATTGTCAACATTCACGGCAATGGCTTCCGTTTGGTAGCGCCGTAA
- a CDS encoding GH92 family glycosyl hydrolase, translated as MIKRTVILLGCLTLIAETNFAQSEKDLPLVQFVKPIIGTQRMGHTFPGATVPFGAVQLSPETDTIPYSVDGKYVPDVYKYCAGYQYDDKTIVGFAHTHFNGTGHSDLGDFLVMPTVGKLQLNPGTATDPDSGFRSRFSHKTETAAANYYSVELEDYGIKAELTATTRVGMHQYTFPASDSAHIILDMTYNLYNYPGKDVWTYIRVLDDSTVVGYRQTNGWAKNRTEYFAMRFSKPFKSYGYRNYSTNEPYIGFWRRFDVTKNFPLIQGHDIRAYFNFNTTQGEKVKIKMALSPVSYTGALDNMKAEAAGWDFNKIKNEGQLAWEKQLEKVKIQTVSDSDKINFYTAMYHSFINPTIYMDVDGAYKGLDQQIHNAAEEGFTNYTTFSLWDTHRALHPLFTILQPKRAGDMVESMLKHFDQSIIRMLPVWSTYANEGWCMTGYHAVSVLADAVAKNIAGFDTKKALEAAVTTATNPLYDNIPAYEKYGYIPDSMSATSVSTTLEYAYDDWCVAQMAKKLGNEQIYQQFTKRAQNYKNVYDPSIGYMRPKNKAGQFRKKFDPLETSGEGFIEGNAWNYTLYVPHDPKGLIALLGGDRAFIKRLDALFTTYLPDKYFAHTEDITRDGLIGNYVHGNEPSHHIAYLYNWTTEPWKTQSTVRMILKSQYHNGPDGLGGNDDTGQMSAWYIFSALGFYPVAPGSDHYSLGSPLVKSASISLENGKTFTVEAINQSPGNVYVSKVELNGKKLDSKTITQSDITSGGKLTFYMSKKHHK; from the coding sequence ATGATAAAAAGAACAGTTATACTGTTAGGCTGTCTAACACTTATAGCCGAAACGAATTTTGCTCAATCTGAAAAGGACCTGCCATTGGTGCAATTTGTCAAGCCCATAATCGGAACACAGCGTATGGGGCATACTTTTCCTGGAGCCACCGTTCCCTTTGGTGCCGTGCAACTCAGTCCAGAGACCGACACCATTCCCTATAGTGTAGACGGCAAGTATGTGCCTGATGTCTATAAATACTGTGCCGGCTATCAATATGATGATAAGACCATCGTCGGGTTCGCACATACACATTTTAATGGAACGGGGCATTCCGATCTCGGAGATTTCCTTGTAATGCCAACTGTAGGTAAGCTACAACTTAATCCCGGCACAGCAACAGATCCAGATAGCGGGTTCCGCTCCCGTTTTTCCCATAAGACCGAGACGGCAGCAGCCAATTATTATAGTGTTGAACTGGAAGATTATGGTATTAAGGCAGAGCTTACCGCTACGACCAGAGTGGGTATGCATCAATATACATTTCCGGCCTCAGACAGCGCACATATCATTCTGGATATGACCTATAATTTATACAATTACCCTGGCAAAGACGTCTGGACCTATATACGGGTTCTGGATGACTCCACCGTTGTCGGTTATAGGCAGACGAACGGGTGGGCTAAAAACAGAACGGAGTATTTTGCCATGCGATTCTCCAAACCCTTCAAAAGCTATGGCTACAGGAATTATTCTACCAATGAGCCATACATCGGTTTTTGGAGAAGGTTTGATGTAACTAAAAACTTTCCGCTGATCCAGGGACACGACATCAGGGCTTATTTTAATTTTAATACGACTCAAGGAGAAAAAGTCAAGATTAAAATGGCCCTCTCTCCGGTCAGCTACACGGGCGCACTGGACAATATGAAAGCTGAAGCTGCCGGCTGGGATTTCAACAAAATTAAAAATGAAGGGCAGTTGGCCTGGGAAAAGCAACTGGAAAAAGTAAAAATACAGACAGTCAGTGATTCCGATAAGATCAATTTCTACACGGCCATGTATCACAGCTTTATCAATCCAACCATTTACATGGATGTCGATGGAGCATATAAAGGGTTGGATCAACAGATACACAACGCGGCAGAAGAAGGTTTTACCAATTATACAACTTTCTCCCTTTGGGATACGCACCGGGCCCTTCACCCATTATTTACCATCCTGCAACCCAAAAGAGCCGGGGACATGGTAGAATCTATGTTGAAGCATTTTGATCAAAGCATTATACGCATGTTGCCCGTATGGTCTACCTATGCCAATGAAGGCTGGTGCATGACCGGTTATCACGCCGTCTCTGTACTTGCAGACGCCGTTGCCAAAAATATTGCGGGATTTGATACAAAAAAAGCGCTGGAGGCTGCCGTAACGACGGCCACTAATCCTCTCTATGATAATATTCCTGCTTACGAAAAATACGGGTATATCCCAGATTCGATGAGTGCCACTTCTGTTTCAACGACCCTCGAATATGCGTACGATGACTGGTGTGTAGCCCAAATGGCAAAAAAGCTGGGTAATGAACAAATATATCAGCAGTTTACAAAAAGAGCACAAAACTACAAAAACGTATATGACCCTTCCATAGGATACATGCGTCCCAAAAATAAGGCAGGTCAGTTCAGGAAGAAATTCGATCCTTTGGAAACTTCTGGAGAAGGTTTTATAGAAGGAAATGCCTGGAATTATACCTTATATGTGCCACATGACCCTAAAGGACTCATTGCGTTACTAGGCGGAGACAGAGCATTTATTAAAAGACTGGATGCGCTATTTACAACCTATCTGCCCGATAAATATTTTGCGCATACCGAAGATATCACCAGAGATGGGCTGATCGGCAACTATGTGCACGGCAATGAGCCTTCCCACCATATCGCGTATTTATACAACTGGACCACTGAACCCTGGAAAACGCAAAGCACCGTAAGAATGATCCTTAAATCACAGTACCATAACGGACCGGATGGTTTAGGCGGTAATGATGATACCGGACAAATGAGTGCATGGTATATATTCAGCGCTCTTGGGTTCTATCCAGTCGCACCGGGTAGCGATCATTACAGTCTGGGCAGTCCACTGGTGAAGTCAGCCAGTATTTCACTGGAAAATGGTAAGACATTCACTGTAGAAGCGATCAATCAGTCACCTGGAAATGTCTATGTCAGTAAAGTAGAGCTCAATGGTAAAAAACTGGACAGCAAAACAATTACACAATCAGATATTACGAGTGGCGGTAAGCTGACTTTTTACATGAGTAAAAAACACCATAAATAA
- a CDS encoding metal-dependent transcriptional regulator, which produces MEQAISFTEENYLKTIYTLSRQSKGKIANLSIAEMLHINPATVTEMLKKLNEKNLIDYNRIDGAALTLQGEALALKVIRKHRLWETFLVNKLAFTWDEVHEIAEQLEHIQSDKLIRQLDKLLGFPKFDPHGDPIPDKNGQLPQSQTFPLITVEEPGSFRLIGVANHTTAFLQYLDKIKMTINDKIEVKEIQEFDHSMVIRIGNRTPVMISSEVAKNLLVSD; this is translated from the coding sequence ATGGAACAAGCCATTTCCTTTACAGAAGAGAACTATTTAAAAACTATATACACCCTTTCCAGACAAAGTAAAGGGAAGATTGCCAATCTTTCAATTGCAGAAATGTTGCATATCAACCCTGCAACTGTGACAGAGATGCTCAAGAAATTAAATGAAAAGAACCTGATTGATTACAACCGGATTGATGGGGCTGCATTGACGCTTCAGGGTGAAGCACTGGCGTTAAAAGTTATCCGCAAGCATCGGCTCTGGGAAACTTTTCTGGTCAACAAACTGGCTTTCACCTGGGATGAAGTGCACGAAATTGCTGAACAATTAGAGCATATCCAATCCGATAAACTGATCCGCCAGTTAGATAAATTGCTCGGTTTCCCAAAATTTGATCCCCATGGGGACCCCATCCCGGACAAGAACGGACAGCTGCCACAGTCCCAGACCTTTCCGCTGATTACGGTGGAAGAGCCTGGTAGTTTCAGACTGATTGGCGTCGCCAATCATACTACAGCATTTCTACAATATCTGGATAAAATCAAAATGACCATAAACGATAAGATCGAAGTAAAAGAGATCCAGGAATTTGACCATTCCATGGTGATCCGTATTGGTAATCGCACGCCTGTTATGATCAGCAGTGAAGTAGCCAAAAACCTATTGGTCAGTGACTGA
- a CDS encoding BamA/TamA family outer membrane protein — MHIQSGLINFFIVLSRKARPVEWVVLSLLGLFLVLPASSHAQQLPQDSIELQIQRLDSSSLDVHLGFISSFPTIDSCKHYLQLLPAKLQAAGYIGASVDSFWQEDAHLMKASLYIGPAYKWAAIELSDEEQAILESQRIYPRDIAGSVVKPEIIRTILEGLINYYLDRGYPFVRTRLDSVRFEPASGHQNQMSVRAKISVDKGLRYTIDTILIKGNAQVKPRFLSQYLNIHPGEAFNQSKIQAADRLLKNLPYVKWNGPSQISMGISGATLNVLLDKKPTNQIDALIGFMPAGGEPGGKLQVTGQVALLLKNAFGSGEMININWEQLQPQSPNIALAFQRPYIMHSPFGLDLSFSLYKKDSAYVNVAANIGTTYQFSPLQTGRIFLNLASSRLLDVDTLTIIAEKQLPEIMDVHSVNMGLGYQINTTDYRFNPRRGTELDLEAIIGNKKVKKNNAITQITPVDGFDYASLYDTVPLSSYQVRVRLAAAKYLPVGKYGVLKLAANGGLYQSAHIFVNEMFMVGGYELLRGFDEQSIYATSYGIGTLEYRYLIGQNSYFFGFSDFGYAGYHNHIKNINNGYLSFGLGMAFETKAGIFNFSLATGRGGGNSFGLNQAKVHIGYVTVF, encoded by the coding sequence ATGCACATTCAATCTGGCCTTATTAACTTTTTTATTGTTCTATCAAGAAAAGCCAGACCCGTCGAATGGGTCGTTTTAAGCCTACTGGGGTTGTTCCTGGTTCTCCCCGCCAGCAGCCATGCCCAACAGCTTCCGCAAGATAGTATAGAATTGCAAATTCAGAGGTTGGACAGCAGCTCGTTAGATGTTCATTTAGGATTTATTAGCAGTTTTCCTACAATTGATTCCTGTAAACATTATTTACAGTTACTTCCGGCAAAGTTACAAGCTGCAGGCTATATTGGTGCTTCTGTAGATTCTTTCTGGCAGGAAGATGCTCATCTTATGAAAGCTAGTCTTTATATAGGCCCAGCTTATAAATGGGCCGCAATAGAATTATCCGACGAAGAACAGGCAATTCTTGAAAGCCAGCGGATCTATCCCCGTGATATAGCCGGAAGCGTTGTCAAACCAGAAATCATTAGAACCATATTAGAGGGGCTCATCAATTATTATCTGGACCGGGGTTATCCTTTCGTCAGAACCCGACTGGATAGCGTCCGTTTTGAGCCAGCCTCCGGCCATCAAAATCAGATGAGCGTCAGGGCAAAGATATCAGTAGATAAAGGTCTCCGGTATACGATCGATACGATTCTGATTAAAGGAAACGCACAAGTTAAGCCCCGTTTCCTGAGCCAGTACCTTAATATTCATCCGGGAGAAGCTTTTAATCAGTCTAAAATACAGGCAGCTGACCGGTTACTTAAGAATCTGCCTTATGTTAAATGGAATGGCCCATCTCAAATTAGTATGGGTATTTCGGGAGCAACCCTGAATGTACTACTAGATAAAAAGCCGACCAACCAGATCGATGCGCTGATCGGTTTTATGCCAGCGGGCGGCGAACCGGGAGGCAAACTTCAGGTGACAGGCCAGGTTGCCTTATTGCTCAAGAACGCATTTGGCAGCGGAGAAATGATCAATATTAACTGGGAGCAATTGCAGCCACAGTCGCCTAACATCGCACTTGCTTTTCAACGCCCTTATATTATGCACTCGCCCTTCGGGCTGGATCTTAGCTTTAGTCTCTATAAAAAGGACTCCGCTTATGTGAATGTTGCAGCCAATATCGGAACTACTTATCAGTTTTCCCCTTTACAGACGGGCCGGATATTCCTGAATTTGGCTTCTTCCAGACTATTGGACGTGGATACGCTGACCATAATTGCGGAAAAACAACTACCCGAGATTATGGATGTCCATTCTGTAAACATGGGTCTGGGGTATCAGATAAATACAACAGACTACCGGTTCAATCCCCGAAGAGGCACAGAACTGGATCTGGAAGCCATTATCGGCAATAAGAAAGTCAAAAAGAACAACGCTATTACCCAGATTACTCCAGTAGACGGTTTTGACTATGCGAGCTTGTACGACACGGTTCCGTTAAGCAGTTATCAGGTGAGAGTTCGCCTGGCAGCGGCTAAATATTTACCTGTAGGCAAATATGGTGTCCTCAAACTGGCAGCGAATGGAGGGCTGTATCAAAGTGCTCACATTTTCGTAAATGAGATGTTTATGGTAGGAGGATATGAGTTGCTCCGGGGATTTGATGAGCAAAGCATTTATGCGACCTCATATGGAATAGGGACGCTGGAATACCGGTATCTGATTGGCCAAAACTCGTATTTTTTTGGATTCTCTGATTTTGGGTATGCCGGCTATCACAATCACATAAAGAATATAAATAACGGGTATCTAAGTTTCGGCCTGGGAATGGCCTTTGAAACAAAGGCTGGCATTTTTAATTTTAGTCTGGCCACTGGTAGAGGGGGAGGTAATAGTTTTGGCCTGAATCAGGCCAAAGTACATATTGGCTATGTGACCGTGTTTTAA
- the sucC gene encoding ADP-forming succinate--CoA ligase subunit beta — MNLHEYQAKELLKKYNVPVQEGISADSVMAAEEAYRQIKSETNSKFAVIKAQIHAGGRGKGTIQGTEQHGVQVVKSAEEAAAVARNILGGVLVTKQTGPEGKKVNKIFVAKDAYYEGDQPIKEFYLSILLDRSKGQNVIMYSTEGGMDIEEVAEKTPEKIFKEWVYPGGGLMPYQAREIAFNLGLSGQAFKNCVKFVTNLYNAYIGTDASMLEINPLFKTSDDKIIAVDCKLNIDENALMRHPDIEALRDVTEEDPTEVEAGQYNLNFVKLDGNVGCMVNGAGLAMATMDMIKLSGGDPANFLDVGGTANAETVEAGFRIILKDPNVKAILINIFGGIVRCDRVAAGVIEAFNKLGNIEIPIIVRLQGTNAEEAKKLIDESGLKVQSAILLSEAADLVKKAVA; from the coding sequence ATGAATTTGCATGAATACCAGGCAAAAGAATTATTGAAAAAATATAATGTACCTGTACAGGAAGGCATCTCAGCTGACTCCGTAATGGCCGCAGAAGAGGCCTATCGTCAGATAAAATCGGAAACCAACAGTAAGTTCGCCGTTATCAAAGCACAAATCCATGCCGGCGGACGTGGTAAAGGGACCATACAGGGAACAGAACAGCATGGTGTTCAAGTAGTTAAAAGTGCTGAGGAAGCAGCTGCCGTTGCACGTAATATCCTGGGAGGTGTACTTGTCACCAAGCAAACGGGGCCTGAAGGGAAAAAAGTAAATAAGATCTTTGTCGCTAAAGATGCTTACTATGAGGGTGACCAGCCGATCAAAGAATTCTATCTTTCTATCCTGCTGGATCGCTCCAAAGGACAAAATGTCATTATGTATAGTACCGAAGGCGGTATGGACATTGAAGAAGTCGCTGAAAAAACACCGGAGAAGATTTTTAAAGAATGGGTTTACCCAGGTGGTGGACTGATGCCTTACCAGGCTCGTGAAATTGCCTTTAATCTCGGTCTTTCCGGTCAGGCTTTTAAAAATTGTGTCAAATTCGTGACCAATCTGTATAACGCCTATATTGGAACGGACGCTTCCATGCTGGAAATCAACCCATTATTTAAAACATCCGACGATAAAATCATTGCAGTCGATTGTAAACTTAATATTGATGAAAATGCATTGATGCGCCATCCGGACATCGAGGCCCTCAGAGATGTCACAGAAGAAGATCCTACTGAAGTTGAGGCAGGCCAATACAACCTGAACTTTGTTAAACTGGACGGTAATGTGGGTTGTATGGTTAACGGTGCAGGCCTGGCCATGGCAACGATGGATATGATCAAACTCAGCGGTGGAGATCCTGCCAACTTTCTGGATGTAGGCGGCACTGCCAATGCAGAAACTGTTGAAGCTGGCTTCAGGATTATCTTGAAGGACCCTAATGTCAAGGCTATTCTGATCAATATCTTCGGTGGTATCGTTCGTTGCGACCGCGTGGCCGCAGGTGTCATTGAAGCCTTTAATAAACTCGGCAATATTGAAATTCCCATTATCGTACGACTGCAGGGAACTAACGCAGAAGAAGCGAAAAAGCTTATTGATGAAAGTGGTTTGAAAGTTCAGTCAGCTATTTTATTGAGCGAAGCTGCTGATCTGGTAAAAAAAGCGGTCGCATAA
- the hisA gene encoding 1-(5-phosphoribosyl)-5-[(5-phosphoribosylamino)methylideneamino]imidazole-4-carboxamide isomerase, translating into MQIIPAIDLIDGKCVRLTQGDYNQKTIYNENPVEVAQAFEAAGLNRLHLVDLDGAKAGKVTNWKVLENIASATNLNIDFGGGIKTENDVEIVLSSGAKYATIGSIAVKNEALFTEWIDIYGADKFLLGADVKNELITIGGWLETTDLSVFDFIKKYHKKGIKNIFCTDVSKDGLLQGPSLPLYEDIIKQFPELYFIASGGVSSMTDLEALADIGCAAAIVGKAIYEGKVALKDLSRF; encoded by the coding sequence ATGCAAATCATTCCCGCCATAGACCTGATTGACGGCAAATGTGTCCGTCTGACCCAGGGCGATTATAATCAGAAAACCATATACAATGAAAACCCGGTTGAAGTAGCACAGGCTTTCGAAGCCGCTGGCCTCAACAGGCTGCATCTCGTCGACCTGGATGGTGCCAAAGCCGGTAAAGTAACCAATTGGAAGGTACTGGAAAATATTGCTTCGGCGACGAACCTGAACATTGATTTTGGCGGTGGTATTAAAACCGAAAATGATGTTGAGATTGTACTCAGTTCCGGAGCTAAATACGCCACCATAGGATCTATCGCCGTTAAAAATGAAGCACTGTTCACTGAATGGATCGACATATATGGTGCAGATAAATTCCTACTGGGAGCAGATGTGAAAAATGAACTCATTACAATAGGCGGTTGGCTGGAGACGACTGATCTGTCTGTATTTGATTTTATTAAAAAATACCACAAAAAAGGGATAAAAAACATCTTCTGTACAGATGTCTCCAAGGATGGGCTTTTACAAGGACCTTCCCTTCCCTTGTACGAAGACATTATAAAACAATTTCCTGAACTATACTTCATTGCCAGTGGAGGTGTCAGTTCTATGACCGATCTGGAAGCATTGGCAGACATTGGTTGTGCGGCAGCTATTGTCGGTAAAGCCATTTATGAAGGAAAAGTCGCGCTAAAAGACCTCAGTCGATTTTAA